A part of Neovison vison isolate M4711 chromosome 6, ASM_NN_V1, whole genome shotgun sequence genomic DNA contains:
- the LOC122909254 gene encoding LOW QUALITY PROTEIN: histone-lysine N-methyltransferase SETMAR (The sequence of the model RefSeq protein was modified relative to this genomic sequence to represent the inferred CDS: inserted 2 bases in 1 codon), with the protein MARNVQESCREVXPCEMAATEAPTERLDVARGLENVPVSAWPPGAEPEPFQYTPDHVAGPGTDVDPTQITFPGCICLKTPCLPGTCSCLRHGKNYDDESCLIDIGSEGKCAKPVFECNILCPCSDHCRNRVVQRGLQFQLQVFKTDRKGWGLRTLESIPKGRFVCEYAGEVLGYSEVRRRIQLQTIHDPNYIIAIREHVHNGQVLETFVDPAHIGNIGRFLNHSCEPNLLMIPVRIDSMVPKLALFAAKDILPEEELSYDYSGRFLNLMDSEDKERLDPGKIRKPCYCDAKSCAAFLPYDSSLFCPLEKPNIG; encoded by the exons ATGGCGCGAAATGTCCAGGAAAGCTGTAGAGAGGT GCCGTGCGAGATGGCAGCGACTGAGGCCCCTACTGAGCGGCTAGATGTCGCGCGCGGCTTGGAGAACGTGCCTGTGAGCGCGTGGCCCCCGGGGGCGGAGCCAGAGCCCTTCCAG TATACTCCTGACCATGTAGCTGGACCTGGAACAGATGTTGATCCCACACAAATAACCTTTCCTGGATGCATTTGCCTCAAAACTCCCTGCCTCCCTGGTACTTGCTCCTGTCTCCGTCATGGGAAGAACTATGATGATGAGTCATGCCTTATAGATATAGGATCCGAAGGAAAGTGTGCCAAGCCAGTTTTTGAATGCAACATCCTGTGCCCGTGCAGTGACCACTGCAGGAACAGAGTGGTCCAGCGGGGTCTGCAGTTCCAACTCCAGGTGTTCAAAACGGACAGAAAAGGCTGGGGACTTCGTACCTTGGAATCGATACCAAAAGGACGGTTTGTCTGTGAATATGCTGGTGAAGTTTTGGGATATTCTGAAGTACGGAGAAGAATTCAGTTACAGACAATACACGATCCAAATTACATTATAGCTATCAGAGAACATGTTCACAATGGGCAGGTCCTAGAAACATTTGTCGATCCTGCCCACATAGGAAATATTGGAAGATTTCTCAACCATTCTTGCGAGCCAAACCTGCTGATGATTCCTGTCCGAATTGACTCAATGGTACCAAAGCTGGCACTTTTTGCAGCCAAAGACATTTTGCCCGAAGAAGAACTCTCTTATGACTATTCAGGCAGATTTCTTAATCTAATGGACAGTGAAGACAAAGAAAGGCTAGATCCCGGGAAAATAAGAAAACCTTGTTATTGTGATGCCAAATCATGTGCTGCTTTCCTGCCTTATGACAGTTCATTGTTCTGCCCCTTAGAAAAGCCAAACATCGGTTAG